The genomic stretch CCAAGCCAAAATCAGGGTTATATTCCCCAGCCGGAGTTTTTATACGGTAAAAACCCGGAAGTTTCAGAAAACAGACCACTTCAGTATCCGTATCCGCGTCTCTAGCAAATCTTTGTTCATGTTCACTGTCCCAGATAATATGATCGTAAATTCCTTTGTTGGGAGTAGGCTCGGTTCTATAAGTATTCTTTACAATAAGCTCTTCGAACTTATCAAGCTCAAATCGTTCATTGGTAATCCTGTACTCAAGTGCTCGCAGCATTTCATCCAGTTCAATATTTCTGATTCGCTGAACAGCTTCCTGCAGGAATCTGGGAGGATTTTTGATGATTTCCTTTTTATTGAAAATGCCTTGTATGATTTTAAACACAGTAGGATAGGCAAGTGATGAGCTTTCGCTGATCTCCTCAACCAAATCTACAGGAGAGAATGCTATATTGGAGATTTTACTTTCTTCCCGATAATCCTGTGTTTCTATACCGGATTCCGCAATATCGTGAATTCGGCCTAAGGATATCTGTATTTTATGTTCAGGGATCGCGATCTCATTCAATGATTTTATTGATTCCTCAATAATCCTGTCCTCATCAAAACTGACAAGATATTCTGTTTTCCGGGACATTCTATTCCAGAATTCACGGAAAGACACACTGCTGAATAAATCTTCATTCCTGCGGATTCGTTTTTCCGAGGCTTTATCACCCTTATGATTATGACGTGTCTCTGCTCCCGCACTTGTTGTTCCGTAAACTTCTTCAATCTCAGATTGATACTGTGAAACAAAAGTATGATAGCTTTCATTCGGAATTACTGTTAACAGATTAATCTCTTCATTTTCGGGAGTCTCTAAATCATCATAGAGCCGTTTTCCTTTCTGATTTACACAAATCCGCAGCCCACGGCCTATTTCCTGTCGTTTCTTGATTTCACTATAGCTCTGGTTGAGGGTTGCTATATTGAAAACATTGGGATTATCCCACCCGACACCGAGGGCTGAATGAGAAAATATAAATTCAACCGGATTTTCCAAATCAAGCAGTTCTTCCTTGTCTTTAAGGATCAGGTCAAACAGTTCTTTATTGCTAACCATGGAACGTTCATTATCCGTAAAATCACCTTTCCCGGTTTTCGCAAAATAATAACCCTGACAATATTCAATCTGCTTATCTGTTGCGTCCTTTATGTAAAACTCGGAATGTACTTTTTTAAACTGATCTATAAAAGACTGCTTTATTATTCCATCAGGTTTTATATAATTATCGACTCTGTCTATAAAGATTAATGACAAGCACTTGATTCCTTTCTTCCTGAGTTCTTCCTTCTTTCTGAAATGGGTATCTATTAACCAGTATAATTGTTCACTGAATATGGAAGAATAATCCTTTGCTTGATCTCCTTCATAAATAACTGCACCATTACTGAATTTTACAAAACCTTTTCCCCTAATCGGTTTGGATATTTGTTCAATTACATAGTCTTTATAAATTATATTCCCCGTAATCTCTTCAAGCTTTGCATTCTTTTCAAGTTTCTTTAATGGCCCGAATTTAAAGCCGGAAGCTGTTTGTTTCCAGGCATTAATAATGGCAACCGGGTCTTTTCCTTTTTGTGTTTTCACCTCCTTAAGCTCAATACGCATGGAGGCTTCATCATTTTTCTCGGAAACGGTCAGTACTTCGATCTTCTTTACTAGTCCCTGTTTATAACTTTCATAAGGAGTCAGTCTATATACAAGATTTTTTAATACTTTATGGGTCGCCGAATAGCGGATCTTAAAGAGTGGATTAATTGTTTTCAATCTTTCAATAGAATTCTCTGTATCCATCCCTTCCTGTGGTTCATCCATTATGACAATAGGATTTGTTCTTGCAATGGCTTCGATATATGGCATGTTTGAAAACAAATCCTCACGCTGTGCCTGATTTAATATCCTGTCATCTGAGTTGAATGACTGTAGAGTCATAACCATTATTTGAGGATTTTGTTCTTCGATAAAATTCATTACTTTCGGAAGCCGCTTACTGTCGTATTCAAAGTAATCTGGTTTAATATTGTAAATGTCTTCAAGCTGTTTCTCAAAAGTCTTAAATGTTGTAAGAACACCTTCTTTTATTGCAACTGAAGGAACCAGTATAATGAATTTGGAAAATCCATAGTGTTTGAAAAGTTCAAAAATCGTCTTTATGTAAACAAGCGTTTTACCTGTACCAGTCTCCATCTCTATACATAAATCATTCGAATCTGAAATACTGGCTGTTTTTTCATCAATACCGTTTTCAATTATTATTTGTTCAAGATTACTCTCAATTTCTTTTTTAGAAAGTGAAAGCATATTTGATCGTATTCCTTCAAAACAAGAATTATCAAATGTATTCCTTTCCTGACCTTTGAATACAGAGATTATAGAGTTGATCGCCTTTTGTTGATATTCAAGTTGTTCTAATTTTAATTCCATCTTCCTCTTCTCTTAGCCCGGCATGGACGCCGGGCTTCTTGGGCGCGGTGTTTTGTACACCTCATTTATGTATTTGTACCACATTTTTCTACTTTATGAAATTCTTGTCCGTAGAACGTCGTTTTCACCTGTTCGCCGTACTTGGCGTAAATACTGCCAGCGGAGCTGAATAGCAGTATTTATGACAAAGGTGAATCTGGTGCAAAACCTTGTTACCTGTAGATATATTTTTTATCCATGATGTGCTTCTACATAGCTTCTTAGAACATTGTTTATTTTGCTCTGATATCCTTTTCCTTCTTCTTTAAAGAAATCAATAATATCTTCATCAAGTCG from Candidatus Delongbacteria bacterium encodes the following:
- a CDS encoding DEAD/DEAH box helicase family protein encodes the protein MELKLEQLEYQQKAINSIISVFKGQERNTFDNSCFEGIRSNMLSLSKKEIESNLEQIIIENGIDEKTASISDSNDLCIEMETGTGKTLVYIKTIFELFKHYGFSKFIILVPSVAIKEGVLTTFKTFEKQLEDIYNIKPDYFEYDSKRLPKVMNFIEEQNPQIMVMTLQSFNSDDRILNQAQREDLFSNMPYIEAIARTNPIVIMDEPQEGMDTENSIERLKTINPLFKIRYSATHKVLKNLVYRLTPYESYKQGLVKKIEVLTVSEKNDEASMRIELKEVKTQKGKDPVAIINAWKQTASGFKFGPLKKLEKNAKLEEITGNIIYKDYVIEQISKPIRGKGFVKFSNGAVIYEGDQAKDYSSIFSEQLYWLIDTHFRKKEELRKKGIKCLSLIFIDRVDNYIKPDGIIKQSFIDQFKKVHSEFYIKDATDKQIEYCQGYYFAKTGKGDFTDNERSMVSNKELFDLILKDKEELLDLENPVEFIFSHSALGVGWDNPNVFNIATLNQSYSEIKKRQEIGRGLRICVNQKGKRLYDDLETPENEEINLLTVIPNESYHTFVSQYQSEIEEVYGTTSAGAETRHNHKGDKASEKRIRRNEDLFSSVSFREFWNRMSRKTEYLVSFDEDRIIEESIKSLNEIAIPEHKIQISLGRIHDIAESGIETQDYREESKISNIAFSPVDLVEEISESSSLAYPTVFKIIQGIFNKKEIIKNPPRFLQEAVQRIRNIELDEMLRALEYRITNERFELDKFEELIVKNTYRTEPTPNKGIYDHIIWDSEHEQRFARDADTDTEVVCFLKLPGFYRIKTPAGEYNPDFGLVLKKKKIRDDREQEFYFVIETKGTNDINDRKALTENEIYKIKCAVKHFEALGIETKVDYMAPIKDFDSFKNKAEELTNV